The stretch of DNA TAGAAGGTACGGACTCAAGCCCAGTTGGGTATTTAGAAGGGATATATGTACTGGAGAATTATAGAAATTCAGGAGTAGCAAGAGAATTAGTGAAAGAATGTGAACGTTGGGCAAAAAGAAAAGGATGTTTAGAGTTTGCAAGTGACTGCGAATTGGGTAATGAACAAAGTCTTGCTATGCATCTTCGCTTAGGGTTTACAGAGGCGAATCGAATCATATGCTTCCGAAAAGATATATAAATTAACCAATGAATTTAGAATTAGTTAATGAAAGGAGTTATTGGAATGATTCAATTCAAAGATAATAACCTGACCGTGTTTCAAAGTGCCTTATACAAAACAACGACAGCCGTCATTCACACAGAAGAAGCACTTATTATGACAGATCCGAATTGGCTACCAGAAGAAGTGCAAGAAATTAGAAACTATGTATCCCAACATATTGGAAACAAAAAATTATACATTATTTATACGCATAGTGACTTCGATCATATTATTGGAGCTAGTGCTTTTCCAGAGGCTTATGTGATTGCTTCAGAAGAGTTTAGTGCCAATAAACATAAGCAAGAAATTATGAAAGATATTGAAGAGTTTGATCAGAAGTACTATTTATATCGAAATTATACGCCTGAGTATCCTAACGTCGATGTTCATGTAGTCAACGATGGTCAAACATTACAAATTGGTGAGGTCACACTACATTTTTATAAAGCTCCTGGACATACGTCTGATGGGATATTTACGGTTGTAGATCCATATGGGATTTTTTTGTCTGGGGATTATCTATCAGATGTGGAATTTCCTTTTATTTTTAGTAGTTATCGGGACTATGTTCGTACGGTAGATAAAGCAATGCAAATTTTTAAAGAGCATTCAATTTACTATCACGTTCCCGGACACGGAACAACTACTGTTGATTATCAAGAAATGGCAAAAAGAGTAGAAGTATCTCGTTATTATTTAGAACAGTTAGGTAAAGACAACGAACAATTAGAGGGATTTTGCAAAAAAGAATATAGCTTTTTTGACGGCATGAAGGAAATTCATGAAAGTAATAAGGAGAAGGTGAAAATGGATTAATTATTGAAAGTCTATTAAAAAATGTACAGGAGAATACGCTATGAAAATTACAATGCTAACAACAAAAGATCAATGGCTAGAAGCATTTCCTATCATGAAACAATTACGGACCCATCTTGATAAAGGATCTTATATTAGCCTCATATCGGAAGCGGTAGAAAAAGATAATTATCGTCTTTATGCTTTGTATGATCATCAAAAGATGGTAGCTGTAGTTGGTCTTAAACCAATGATCACGCTGTACTATGGCAGATTTGTATGGGTGTGCGATTTGGTAACAGATAATATTTATCGTTCGCGAGGCTATGGAGAATATCTATTAAACTTTGTCCATACTTGGGCAGCA from Oceanobacillus iheyensis HTE831 encodes:
- the aac(6') gene encoding aminoglycoside 6'-N-acetyltransferase; protein product: MIKEITLGEARVATLLACKLYTSHTVNELEKEMELLIEDDNAAILLAYHSNEAIGFAQCQLRVDYVEGTDSSPVGYLEGIYVLENYRNSGVARELVKECERWAKRKGCLEFASDCELGNEQSLAMHLRLGFTEANRIICFRKDI
- a CDS encoding MBL fold metallo-hydrolase, with the protein product MIQFKDNNLTVFQSALYKTTTAVIHTEEALIMTDPNWLPEEVQEIRNYVSQHIGNKKLYIIYTHSDFDHIIGASAFPEAYVIASEEFSANKHKQEIMKDIEEFDQKYYLYRNYTPEYPNVDVHVVNDGQTLQIGEVTLHFYKAPGHTSDGIFTVVDPYGIFLSGDYLSDVEFPFIFSSYRDYVRTVDKAMQIFKEHSIYYHVPGHGTTTVDYQEMAKRVEVSRYYLEQLGKDNEQLEGFCKKEYSFFDGMKEIHESNKEKVKMD
- a CDS encoding GNAT family N-acetyltransferase yields the protein MKITMLTTKDQWLEAFPIMKQLRTHLDKGSYISLISEAVEKDNYRLYALYDHQKMVAVVGLKPMITLYYGRFVWVCDLVTDNIYRSRGYGEYLLNFVHTWAADNKYESVALSSGIERYQAHRFYEEKMDYEKVSYVFKSK